From Microlunatus capsulatus, a single genomic window includes:
- the groL gene encoding chaperonin GroEL (60 kDa chaperone family; promotes refolding of misfolded polypeptides especially under stressful conditions; forms two stacked rings of heptamers to form a barrel-shaped 14mer; ends can be capped by GroES; misfolded proteins enter the barrel where they are refolded when GroES binds) yields the protein MPKLISFNTEARRGLERGMNILADAVKVTLGPKGRNVVLEKKWGAPTITNDGVSIAKEIELEDPYEKIGAELVKEVAKKTDDVAGDGTTTATVLAQALVREGLRNVTAGANPMALKKGIEKAVAAIVEELANTAVDVDTKEQIAATASISAGDATVGEIIAEAMDKVGKEGVITVDESNTFGLELELTEGMRFDKGYISPYFVTDTERMETVLDDPYVLIVNSKVSNLKDVLPLLEKVIQAGKPLVVIAEDVDGEALAALIVNKIRGTFKSVAVKAPGFGDRRKAMLGDIAILTGGQVISEEVGLKLDGVGLELLGQARQVLVTKDETTIIEGAGDSDAIAGRVNQIRAEIDNSDSDYDREKLQERLAKLAGGVAVIKVGAATEVELKERKHRIEDAVRNAKAAVEEGIVAGGGVALVQAAAKVFQTLELEGDEQIGAQIVRVAVEAPLRQIAINAGLEGGVVVEKVKGLPAGEGLNAATGEYVNLLEAGVPDPTKVTRSALQNAASIAALFLTTEAVIADKPEKAAPAGGGDPSGGMGGMDF from the coding sequence ATGCCCAAACTCATTTCGTTCAACACCGAGGCACGTCGCGGGCTCGAGCGTGGGATGAACATCCTCGCCGACGCCGTGAAGGTCACCCTCGGCCCCAAGGGCCGCAACGTCGTGCTCGAGAAGAAGTGGGGCGCCCCCACGATCACCAACGACGGTGTCAGCATCGCCAAGGAGATCGAGCTCGAGGACCCCTACGAGAAGATCGGTGCCGAGCTCGTCAAGGAGGTCGCCAAGAAGACCGACGACGTCGCGGGCGACGGCACCACCACCGCCACCGTGCTGGCCCAGGCGCTGGTCCGCGAGGGCCTGCGCAACGTGACCGCCGGCGCCAACCCGATGGCCCTCAAGAAGGGCATCGAGAAGGCCGTCGCGGCCATCGTCGAGGAGCTGGCGAACACCGCCGTCGACGTCGACACCAAGGAGCAGATCGCCGCCACCGCGTCGATCTCCGCCGGTGACGCCACGGTCGGCGAGATCATCGCCGAGGCCATGGACAAGGTCGGCAAGGAAGGTGTCATCACCGTCGACGAGTCCAACACCTTCGGGCTGGAGCTCGAGCTCACCGAGGGCATGCGGTTCGACAAGGGCTACATCTCGCCCTACTTCGTCACCGACACCGAGCGCATGGAGACCGTCCTCGACGACCCCTACGTGCTGATCGTCAACTCGAAGGTCTCGAACCTCAAGGACGTCCTGCCGCTGCTGGAGAAGGTCATCCAGGCCGGCAAGCCGCTCGTCGTGATCGCCGAGGACGTGGACGGCGAGGCGCTGGCCGCGCTGATCGTCAACAAGATCCGCGGCACCTTCAAGTCCGTCGCCGTCAAGGCTCCGGGCTTCGGCGACCGCCGCAAGGCCATGCTCGGCGACATCGCCATCCTCACCGGTGGCCAGGTCATCTCCGAGGAGGTCGGCCTCAAGCTCGACGGCGTCGGGCTGGAGCTGCTGGGCCAGGCCCGCCAGGTGCTGGTCACCAAGGACGAGACCACGATCATCGAGGGCGCGGGCGACTCCGACGCCATCGCCGGCCGGGTCAACCAGATCCGCGCGGAGATCGACAACTCCGACTCCGACTACGACCGCGAGAAGCTGCAGGAGCGGCTGGCCAAGCTGGCCGGCGGCGTCGCCGTCATCAAGGTCGGCGCGGCCACCGAGGTCGAGCTCAAGGAGCGCAAGCACCGCATCGAGGACGCGGTGCGCAACGCCAAGGCCGCCGTCGAGGAGGGCATCGTCGCCGGTGGTGGCGTCGCTCTCGTCCAGGCCGCCGCCAAGGTCTTCCAGACCCTGGAGCTGGAGGGCGACGAGCAGATCGGCGCCCAGATCGTCCGCGTGGCCGTCGAGGCCCCGCTGCGCCAGATCGCGATCAACGCCGGCCTCGAGGGCGGCGTCGTGGTGGAGAAGGTCAAGGGCCTGCCCGCGGGCGAGGGCCTGAACGCCGCCACCGGCGAGTACGTCAACCTGCTCGAGGCCGGGGTCCCGGACCCGACGAAGGTGACCCGTTCTGCGCTGCAGAACGCCGCCTCCATCGCGGCCCTGTTCCTCACCACCGAGGCCGTCATCGCCGACAAGCCGGAGAAGGCTGCTCCGGCCGGCGGCGGCGACCCGTCCGGTGGCATGGGCGGCATGGACTTCTGA
- a CDS encoding dipeptidase has translation MSALRVVDGHNDLPWAMRGVGYDFDAVDIARSQPQLHTDLPRLRAGALGAQFWSVFVPCSLRGDAAVTATLEQVDAVYDMVQRYVSDLALVTSADGLEATLADPYLIGSLMGAEGGHSINNSLGALRTLYRLGVRYLTLTHNENTDWADSATDEPRHGGLTAFGREVVAEMNRMGMLVDLSHVAATTMRHAIEASEAPVIFSHSSARAVCDHPRNVPDDVLASLAANGGTCMVTFVPTFVSPDVRAWALEAEQQARAEGLDPRDLSAMDGFWARYAVPRPRSTLADVVAHLEHVREVAGVDHVGLGGDYDGVGVLPEGLEDVSCYPALLDALRAQSWSEEDLTKLASANIVRTFHDAEAVSYRLRDQRMPSIATIGALDGGGSEGAGSAA, from the coding sequence GTGAGCGCACTGCGTGTGGTGGACGGGCACAACGACCTGCCGTGGGCGATGCGGGGGGTGGGCTACGACTTCGACGCCGTCGACATCGCGCGGTCCCAGCCGCAGCTGCACACCGACCTGCCGCGGCTGCGGGCCGGCGCGCTCGGCGCCCAGTTCTGGTCGGTGTTCGTGCCCTGCTCGCTGCGCGGCGACGCCGCCGTCACCGCCACGCTGGAGCAGGTCGACGCCGTCTACGACATGGTGCAGCGCTACGTCTCCGACCTGGCCCTGGTGACCAGCGCCGACGGCCTGGAGGCCACGCTGGCCGACCCGTACCTCATCGGCAGCCTGATGGGCGCCGAGGGCGGGCACTCGATCAACAACTCCCTCGGGGCGCTGCGCACCCTCTACCGGCTGGGCGTGCGCTACCTGACGCTGACCCACAACGAGAACACCGACTGGGCCGACTCGGCCACCGACGAGCCCCGGCACGGCGGGCTGACCGCCTTCGGCCGGGAGGTGGTGGCCGAGATGAACCGGATGGGCATGCTCGTCGACCTCAGCCACGTCGCGGCGACGACCATGCGCCACGCCATCGAGGCCAGCGAGGCGCCGGTCATCTTCAGCCACTCCTCGGCCCGCGCCGTCTGCGACCACCCGCGCAACGTGCCCGACGACGTGCTGGCCTCCCTCGCGGCCAACGGCGGCACCTGCATGGTGACGTTCGTGCCCACCTTCGTCAGCCCCGACGTCCGGGCCTGGGCCCTGGAGGCCGAGCAGCAGGCCCGGGCCGAGGGCCTCGACCCGCGCGACCTGAGCGCGATGGACGGCTTCTGGGCCCGCTACGCCGTGCCCCGGCCGCGCTCGACGCTGGCCGACGTCGTCGCCCACCTCGAGCACGTGCGCGAGGTCGCCGGCGTCGACCACGTCGGCCTGGGCGGGGACTACGACGGCGTCGGCGTGCTGCCCGAGGGCCTGGAGGACGTCTCGTGCTACCCGGCGCTGCTGGACGCCCTGCGCGCGCAGTCGTGGTCGGAGGAGGACCTGACCAAGCTGGCCTCGGCGAACATCGTCCGCACCTTCCACGACGCGGAGGCCGTCTCCTACCGGCTGCGCGACCAGCGGATGCCCTCGATCGCCACGATCGGCGCCCTGGACGGCGGCGGGTCCGAGGGGGCGGGGAGCGCCGCGTGA
- a CDS encoding copper homeostasis protein CutC, which produces MSGLLEVIARHAADAERAEAGGADRIELVGTMEHDGLSPEPRLVEQVRAATSLPVRAMLRLREGFGTDGGEVAHLKGLVSAYQAAGADGLVLGFLNAHTEVDVEVVTEVVADARPGWTFHRAVDSCISTDRAWRELRHLPGLDQVLTAGSARGVSEGLDELVARARSDAFARATIMAGGGLLPEHVPWLVRAGVRAFHIGSSARPLGSWKAYVDPDLVRTWRSLLDEQVADADASLPPAAAPPAEPAAPAGA; this is translated from the coding sequence GTGAGCGGCCTCCTGGAGGTCATCGCCCGGCACGCCGCCGACGCCGAGCGCGCCGAGGCGGGCGGCGCCGACCGCATCGAGCTGGTCGGCACGATGGAGCACGACGGTCTCTCCCCGGAGCCCCGGCTCGTCGAGCAGGTGCGCGCCGCCACGAGCCTGCCGGTCCGGGCGATGCTGCGGCTGCGCGAGGGCTTCGGCACCGACGGCGGCGAGGTCGCCCACCTCAAGGGCCTGGTCTCGGCCTACCAGGCGGCCGGCGCCGACGGGCTGGTGCTCGGCTTCCTGAACGCCCACACCGAGGTCGACGTCGAGGTGGTCACCGAGGTCGTCGCCGACGCCCGGCCGGGCTGGACCTTCCACCGCGCCGTCGACTCCTGCATCTCCACCGACCGCGCCTGGCGGGAGCTCCGGCACCTGCCCGGCCTGGACCAGGTGCTGACGGCCGGCTCCGCCCGCGGGGTCAGCGAGGGCCTCGACGAGCTGGTCGCCCGGGCCCGCTCCGACGCCTTCGCCCGCGCGACGATCATGGCCGGCGGCGGCCTGCTGCCCGAGCACGTGCCCTGGCTGGTGCGGGCCGGCGTCCGCGCCTTCCACATCGGCTCCTCGGCCCGCCCGCTGGGCTCGTGGAAGGCCTACGTCGACCCCGACCTGGTGCGGACCTGGCGCAGCCTGCTGGACGAGCAGGTGGCCGACGCCGACGCGTCGCTGCCACCCGCCGCGGCCCCGCCCGCCGAGCCCGCCGCCCCCGCCGGCGCGTGA
- a CDS encoding DUF4031 domain-containing protein produces the protein MTVLIDAPTWPGHGRLWSHLASDTSFEELHAFAAGIGLPRRAFERDHYDVIAERFDDAVAAGAVLVPSREIVARLHAAGLRRRKVSRLAR, from the coding sequence GTGACCGTCCTCATCGACGCCCCCACCTGGCCCGGCCACGGCCGGCTCTGGTCCCACCTGGCCAGCGACACCTCGTTCGAGGAGCTGCACGCCTTCGCGGCCGGCATCGGCCTGCCGCGGCGCGCCTTCGAGCGCGACCACTACGACGTCATCGCCGAGCGCTTCGACGACGCCGTCGCGGCCGGGGCGGTGCTGGTGCCCTCGCGGGAGATCGTCGCCCGGCTGCACGCCGCCGGGCTGCGCCGCCGCAAGGTCTCCCGGCTGGCCCGCTGA
- a CDS encoding FAD-dependent oxidoreductase produces the protein MTADRPEGEPRERVARPILLTVDDDPTVSRAVARDLRRQYGADYRVMRADSGSEALELIREVVLRGEQVAVILADYRMPRMNGVEFLEQAMDLVPQARRALLTAYADTEAAIAAINVVDVDHYLLKPWEPPEEKFYPVVDELLASWLREGRPAAHRTKILGHPWNPASYEVRDFLARNLVPYTWYHVDDADGRRLLAAAGAEASQAPVVITTDGRALVQPSLQELAGAVGLSTTPQAELYDVVIVGAGPAGLGAAVYAASEGLKSVMVEREAAGGQAGQSSRIENYLGFPDGVAGGQLTDRARRQALRFGAELITARTVTGLEVKGPARQVTFDDGSSVLAHAVVLATGVSYRHLDAPGADDLVGRGVYYGSASTEAPACAGDHVIVVGGANSAGQAAVFFSRHAAKVTIAVRGDGLERSMSSYLIDQIAAIDTIEVRTCTTVARCDGEDRLQQVTLRHVDGSEEVVDAGHLFVFIGAAPLTGWLPPEVVRDPSGFVVTGLELLRGDAPPPSWDLPRDPYLLESSIPGVFVAGDVRAQSVKRVASAVGEGALAVTLVHRYLAEQ, from the coding sequence ATGACCGCCGACCGCCCCGAGGGGGAGCCGCGCGAGCGGGTCGCCCGGCCCATCCTGCTGACCGTCGACGACGACCCCACCGTCTCCCGGGCCGTGGCCCGCGACCTGCGCCGCCAGTACGGCGCGGACTACCGGGTGATGCGCGCCGACTCCGGCTCCGAGGCCCTCGAGCTGATCCGCGAGGTCGTCCTGCGCGGCGAGCAGGTGGCCGTCATCCTGGCCGACTACCGGATGCCCCGGATGAACGGCGTCGAGTTCCTGGAGCAGGCCATGGACCTGGTCCCGCAGGCCCGCCGGGCGCTGCTGACGGCCTACGCCGACACCGAGGCCGCGATCGCCGCCATCAACGTCGTCGACGTCGACCACTACCTGCTCAAGCCGTGGGAGCCGCCGGAGGAGAAGTTCTACCCGGTCGTCGACGAGCTGCTGGCCTCCTGGCTGCGCGAGGGCCGGCCGGCCGCGCACCGGACCAAGATCCTCGGCCACCCCTGGAACCCGGCGTCCTACGAGGTGCGCGACTTCCTGGCCCGCAACCTCGTGCCCTACACCTGGTACCACGTCGACGACGCCGACGGCCGGCGGCTGCTGGCCGCCGCGGGCGCCGAGGCCAGCCAGGCCCCCGTCGTCATCACCACCGACGGCCGCGCCCTGGTCCAGCCGAGCCTGCAGGAGCTCGCCGGGGCCGTCGGCCTCAGCACCACCCCGCAGGCCGAGCTCTACGACGTCGTCATCGTCGGTGCCGGACCGGCCGGCCTGGGCGCCGCCGTCTACGCCGCCTCCGAGGGGCTCAAGTCGGTGATGGTCGAGCGCGAGGCCGCGGGCGGCCAGGCGGGGCAGAGCTCGCGGATCGAGAACTACCTCGGCTTCCCCGACGGCGTGGCCGGCGGCCAGCTGACCGACCGGGCCCGCCGTCAGGCGCTCCGCTTCGGCGCCGAGCTCATCACCGCGCGCACCGTCACCGGGCTGGAGGTCAAGGGTCCCGCCCGCCAGGTCACCTTCGACGACGGCAGCTCGGTCCTGGCCCACGCCGTGGTGCTGGCGACGGGCGTCAGCTACCGCCACCTCGACGCCCCCGGAGCTGACGACCTGGTGGGCCGCGGCGTCTACTACGGCTCGGCCTCCACCGAGGCGCCGGCTTGCGCCGGGGACCACGTCATCGTCGTCGGCGGCGCCAACTCCGCGGGCCAGGCGGCCGTCTTCTTCTCCCGGCACGCCGCGAAGGTGACGATCGCCGTCCGGGGTGACGGCCTGGAGCGCTCGATGTCCAGCTACCTCATCGACCAGATCGCGGCGATCGACACCATCGAGGTGCGCACCTGCACCACCGTCGCCCGCTGCGACGGGGAGGACCGGCTGCAGCAGGTGACGCTGCGGCACGTCGACGGCAGCGAGGAGGTCGTCGACGCGGGCCACCTGTTCGTCTTCATCGGCGCGGCCCCGCTGACCGGCTGGCTGCCGCCCGAGGTCGTCCGCGACCCCAGCGGCTTCGTCGTCACCGGCCTGGAGCTGCTGCGCGGCGACGCCCCGCCGCCCAGCTGGGACCTGCCCCGCGACCCCTACCTGCTGGAGTCGAGCATCCCCGGCGTCTTCGTCGCCGGCGACGTGCGCGCGCAGTCGGTCAAGCGGGTCGCGTCCGCCGTCGGGGAGGGTGCGCTGGCCGTCACCCTCGTCCACCGCTACCTGGCCGAGCAGTAG